The Saprospiraceae bacterium genome includes a window with the following:
- a CDS encoding DUF1501 domain-containing protein: MTAQSITRRKFIGQASCVAIGATTVFSTLFNLKTMNAAASFNSAVAGSNDYKALVCLLNAGGMDSYNMLVPRNNAAYNVYKASRSNMALNQNVLRPINPIISDGNQYGLHPSMVRMQAMFEAGKLAFISNVGTLIHPITKQQFYAGSVEVPLGLYSHSDQVMHWQTGVPQARVAKGWGGKMADLMISANQNQNVSMNISLSGTNIFQTGENSVEYSLHPEYGSVGILDYDNQDWVFNKMKRASIDGMVNPSYQDVFKNTYKKTIKTSIDGNTILSKVLESSPTFTVPFTQDSDLARSFEMIAKTIAGRVPLQMKRQIFFIEYGGWDHHDELLQNQAGMLAEVDNALYQFNAALEQLGVADKVTTFSLSEFSRTLTSNGNGTDHAWGGNVFIMGGAVNGKKIYGQYPSLALGNANPLEIGGGSLIPTTSADKYFAELALWYGVPSSELVTLFPNIGNFYNPMSGQYPIGFLNS; this comes from the coding sequence ATGACAGCACAATCGATTACACGAAGAAAATTTATCGGACAGGCCAGTTGTGTGGCTATAGGTGCAACTACTGTTTTCTCTACTCTATTCAATTTAAAAACAATGAATGCAGCTGCTTCATTCAATTCTGCAGTGGCAGGATCGAATGATTATAAAGCTTTGGTTTGCTTGCTGAATGCTGGAGGTATGGACTCATATAACATGTTGGTACCCAGAAACAATGCTGCCTATAATGTATACAAAGCATCACGATCCAATATGGCTCTTAATCAAAATGTATTAAGGCCTATCAATCCTATCATAAGTGATGGAAATCAATATGGATTACATCCATCAATGGTCAGGATGCAAGCAATGTTTGAAGCCGGAAAACTTGCATTTATTTCCAATGTGGGTACACTTATCCACCCCATCACAAAGCAACAGTTTTATGCAGGATCCGTAGAGGTTCCTTTAGGCTTGTATTCTCACTCAGACCAGGTGATGCATTGGCAGACTGGTGTACCTCAGGCACGCGTAGCCAAAGGCTGGGGTGGCAAGATGGCGGACCTGATGATTTCTGCCAATCAAAATCAAAATGTATCTATGAATATTTCACTCTCCGGTACAAATATATTTCAGACCGGAGAAAATTCTGTAGAATATTCTCTACACCCGGAGTATGGAAGTGTTGGCATCCTTGATTACGATAATCAGGATTGGGTTTTTAATAAAATGAAAAGAGCGTCCATAGACGGTATGGTCAACCCATCGTATCAGGATGTATTCAAGAACACTTATAAGAAGACAATAAAGACTTCTATCGATGGAAATACCATCCTGTCAAAAGTGCTCGAAAGTTCACCTACATTTACTGTACCCTTCACGCAGGATAGTGACTTAGCCAGAAGTTTTGAAATGATAGCCAAAACCATTGCAGGACGCGTACCACTCCAAATGAAAAGACAAATTTTCTTTATAGAATACGGAGGCTGGGATCACCATGACGAATTACTTCAAAATCAGGCAGGTATGCTGGCTGAAGTAGATAATGCACTCTACCAGTTTAACGCTGCGCTCGAACAGTTAGGTGTGGCTGATAAAGTGACAACATTTTCACTATCAGAATTTTCAAGAACACTAACATCAAACGGAAATGGAACAGATCATGCATGGGGAGGCAATGTATTTATCATGGGAGGCGCTGTGAATGGAAAAAAAATCTACGGCCAATATCCTTCTTTGGCATTAGGAAATGCAAATCCGCTTGAAATTGGTGGCGGATCACTCATACCAACTACATCTGCAGATAAATATTTTGCCGAATTGGCACTTTGGTATGGTGTACCATCATCAGAACTTGTGACTTTATTTCCAAATATCGGAAATTTTTACAACCCCATGTCCGGGCAATATCCTATTGGATTTTTAAATTCATAG
- a CDS encoding IS66 family transposase — MITKNFTIKFKVIATLEDILKELERLQLRVAYLEKELALRDEKIKSLENRLNLNSTNSHVAPSKDPVQIKASKQRKKGGKIGGQDNHTGSTLHKSDFVDYVKTHVPDECVCGQTLQNVCSEIFDTRQEYDIEIRHIITEHQRHIKVCPCCKQTNIGNYPMHIKSETQYGPAIKAFCTMLNVEYKVPYEKVANLTNDLFGLPISKGSVCNFITKGSTYLKDFEEEIKQALLKSSVLHADETGIIVDVLLHWMHVLSTDKYTYLRVHAKRGSQSFDEVIEKYRGNLIHDFFKSYFGLSSSKHNPCGAHITRELDSLVDYQSRWAHKFKELYYELLHQDHHHNQSIKQQIFQRYKTILNEGKLEEPEPKRSGKRGRMKKSKGLNLILRLEEYMHQVLEFAFNPMIPFTNNQAERDLRHCKIKQKVSGCFRSLNGAQCYATIMSAISTMKKQSCDVFQSLITLFTYENLTLSPE, encoded by the coding sequence ATGATAACAAAGAATTTCACTATAAAATTCAAAGTTATCGCAACCTTAGAGGACATATTAAAAGAATTGGAGCGGCTTCAATTGCGAGTTGCTTATCTTGAGAAAGAGTTAGCATTGCGTGATGAGAAGATCAAAAGTTTAGAGAATAGATTAAACTTAAATAGTACCAATAGTCATGTGGCACCATCCAAAGATCCCGTACAGATAAAGGCTTCAAAGCAAAGGAAGAAAGGTGGTAAAATAGGCGGACAAGATAATCACACTGGTAGTACCTTACACAAAAGTGATTTTGTTGACTATGTTAAGACGCATGTTCCTGATGAATGTGTATGCGGTCAAACCCTCCAAAATGTTTGCTCTGAGATCTTTGACACAAGACAGGAATACGATATAGAGATAAGGCATATAATAACAGAACATCAGCGCCATATCAAAGTCTGTCCTTGTTGCAAGCAAACCAATATTGGTAACTACCCGATGCATATAAAGAGTGAGACCCAATATGGCCCTGCGATCAAAGCATTTTGTACGATGTTAAATGTAGAGTATAAAGTTCCTTATGAGAAGGTAGCAAATTTAACAAACGATTTATTTGGTCTGCCGATATCTAAAGGTAGTGTGTGTAATTTCATCACAAAAGGTTCGACATACTTAAAGGACTTTGAAGAAGAAATTAAACAAGCCTTACTTAAATCATCCGTATTGCACGCGGACGAGACTGGCATAATAGTAGATGTTTTATTGCATTGGATGCATGTATTGAGCACAGATAAATATACCTATTTGAGAGTGCACGCAAAGAGGGGAAGTCAGTCATTTGATGAAGTGATTGAAAAATATAGAGGGAACCTAATACATGATTTTTTTAAGAGCTATTTTGGCCTAAGTTCATCAAAACACAATCCGTGTGGAGCACACATAACAAGAGAATTAGATTCATTAGTTGATTACCAATCACGATGGGCTCACAAATTTAAGGAACTTTACTATGAATTATTACACCAAGACCATCATCACAATCAGTCGATAAAGCAACAAATATTCCAGAGATATAAAACTATACTAAATGAAGGGAAATTAGAAGAGCCCGAACCTAAAAGATCAGGTAAAAGAGGTCGGATGAAAAAATCAAAAGGACTAAATTTAATCCTAAGGCTAGAAGAATATATGCACCAAGTACTGGAATTTGCGTTTAATCCAATGATTCCATTTACAAACAACCAAGCTGAGAGAGATTTAAGACATTGTAAGATAAAGCAAAAAGTATCCGGATGTTTTAGATCACTAAATGGCGCACAATGTTATGCAACTATCATGTCTGCAATCTCAACAATGAAAAAACAATCTTGCGATGTTTTTCAGTCATTAATCACACTATTCACATATGAAAATTTGACCTTAAGTCCTGAATAG
- a CDS encoding alpha-amylase, translating to MRASWFFPLVVMSLFLITSCKSGSEKATNITKTENMSNFELPEWAKNANIYEVNVRQYTPEGTFNSFKNHLPRLKEMGVDILWFMPIFPISETKKKGSLGSYYAVSDFRTTNPKFGTITEFKAVIDEAHQLGMKVILDWVPNHTGWDHVWIKNHPDYYTKDSTGNIIDPLNEHGQSMGWTDVADLDYNNQNMRKNAVEDMLFWIRDYKIDGFRHDMALLVPLDFWLETTHQLKAAKPDLFMLAESEVHDHLNRDCFHAIYGWSLHHTLNDIAKGKKRASAIDEWYQHERPKAQKGLYMHFISNHDENSWSGSEIERMGEAHKAFAVLVNTIDGIPLTYSGQEEPMPKRLEFFEKDDIGFKDYAYADFYKTLNKLKHDNPALWNAAYGGKLQRIMHDEDVYAFLREKDGNKIFVIINLSKHKQFVISDVNISGTEVFSNSKKEIKAGDKVELAPWSYLVVKS from the coding sequence ATGAGAGCTTCGTGGTTTTTTCCCTTGGTCGTTATGTCATTATTTCTTATTACGTCATGTAAATCAGGATCAGAAAAGGCAACAAATATCACCAAAACAGAAAATATGTCAAATTTCGAATTGCCTGAATGGGCTAAAAATGCCAATATTTACGAAGTCAATGTCAGGCAATACACACCTGAAGGCACTTTTAATTCATTTAAAAATCATCTGCCACGACTTAAAGAAATGGGTGTGGATATTTTGTGGTTTATGCCTATATTCCCGATAAGTGAGACCAAAAAGAAAGGGAGTCTTGGTAGCTATTATGCAGTATCAGATTTTAGAACAACCAACCCCAAGTTTGGAACTATAACTGAATTTAAGGCCGTAATCGATGAAGCACACCAGCTTGGTATGAAGGTGATCCTGGATTGGGTGCCCAATCATACAGGTTGGGATCATGTATGGATAAAAAATCATCCCGACTACTATACCAAAGACTCTACGGGTAACATCATAGATCCGCTCAATGAACATGGTCAATCTATGGGATGGACTGACGTTGCGGATCTGGATTATAATAATCAAAACATGAGAAAAAATGCTGTAGAAGACATGTTATTCTGGATCAGGGACTATAAAATCGATGGATTTCGGCATGATATGGCACTTTTAGTACCTTTGGATTTCTGGTTGGAAACAACTCATCAGCTCAAAGCAGCCAAACCGGACTTGTTTATGCTTGCTGAATCAGAAGTACATGACCATCTCAATCGAGACTGTTTTCATGCTATATATGGATGGAGTTTACATCACACACTCAATGATATAGCAAAAGGCAAAAAGAGAGCTTCGGCTATCGATGAGTGGTATCAACATGAAAGACCAAAAGCTCAGAAAGGATTGTATATGCATTTTATATCCAATCATGATGAGAATTCTTGGTCGGGCTCTGAGATAGAAAGAATGGGTGAAGCGCATAAAGCCTTTGCTGTCTTGGTCAATACCATTGATGGCATCCCGCTTACCTATAGCGGTCAGGAAGAACCGATGCCCAAGAGACTTGAATTTTTTGAAAAAGATGATATAGGTTTTAAGGATTATGCTTATGCTGATTTTTATAAAACCCTTAATAAACTCAAGCACGATAATCCTGCATTGTGGAATGCGGCGTATGGCGGCAAGTTACAGCGAATTATGCATGATGAAGATGTGTATGCATTTTTGAGAGAGAAAGATGGAAATAAAATATTCGTCATCATCAATCTCAGTAAACATAAACAATTTGTTATTTCTGATGTAAACATATCAGGTACTGAAGTTTTCAGCAATAGTAAAAAAGAAATCAAGGCCGGAGATAAAGTCGAACTTGCACCTTGGTCATATCTGGTAGTCAAATCATAA
- a CDS encoding MFS transporter: protein MKKPLLSSAAIWNMSVGFLGIQAGFALQNANASRILQTLGADTHQLGWFWLVAPITGMLVQPLIGHYSDKTWTKLGRRKPYFLVGAIMASIGLMLMPNAGLFTAFLPALWVGAGMLMIMDASFNVAMEPFRALVADKLSTDQRTAGFAIQTVLIGLGAVIGSWLPTILVDWFGVSGTAPDGSVPANVIYAFVAGALVLLAAILWTIFTTSEYSPEELANFDDAGEEHDNISTSNVITAIVNDFSKMPEAMKQLGLVQFCSWFALFGMWVYSTPAIAEHVYGLAANDTTSPLYQEAGNKVGYIFGIYNLVSAIYAFLLPSIAAKIGRKYTHSLSLVAGGLGLISIYFIGNPDHLVYSMIGVGMAWASILAMPYAMLAGSIPAHKMGIYMGIFNFFITIPQITNGLFGGPILHNLYGDHAIFALVMSGVFMILGALASTFVKDHDDPALKR, encoded by the coding sequence ATGAAGAAGCCATTATTATCCAGTGCTGCCATATGGAATATGTCCGTTGGTTTTCTTGGTATACAGGCAGGTTTTGCGCTGCAAAATGCCAACGCATCCAGAATTTTACAAACTCTTGGTGCCGATACCCACCAATTAGGTTGGTTCTGGTTGGTTGCTCCCATTACTGGTATGTTGGTCCAACCCCTGATCGGGCATTATTCAGATAAAACCTGGACAAAATTGGGCCGCAGGAAGCCTTATTTCCTGGTAGGTGCGATCATGGCATCTATTGGTCTCATGCTTATGCCAAATGCCGGCTTATTTACTGCATTCCTACCTGCCTTATGGGTAGGAGCAGGTATGCTCATGATCATGGATGCATCATTTAATGTTGCCATGGAGCCATTCAGAGCATTGGTGGCAGATAAATTATCAACAGATCAAAGAACGGCAGGCTTTGCCATTCAAACAGTATTGATTGGTCTTGGAGCTGTGATAGGTTCATGGTTGCCAACTATACTGGTGGATTGGTTCGGAGTTTCAGGTACTGCTCCTGATGGTTCTGTTCCGGCTAATGTTATATATGCATTTGTAGCCGGAGCTTTGGTACTCTTAGCAGCTATACTCTGGACTATTTTTACGACATCAGAATACAGCCCGGAAGAGTTGGCGAATTTTGATGATGCCGGCGAAGAGCATGATAATATTTCTACTTCAAATGTCATCACAGCGATAGTGAATGATTTTAGCAAGATGCCTGAGGCGATGAAGCAATTGGGTTTAGTGCAGTTTTGCTCCTGGTTTGCACTTTTTGGTATGTGGGTATATAGTACCCCAGCCATCGCCGAGCATGTTTATGGACTTGCAGCCAATGATACGACTTCCCCTCTATATCAGGAGGCTGGTAATAAAGTAGGTTATATTTTTGGTATTTATAACTTAGTATCTGCCATTTATGCATTTTTACTCCCGTCCATAGCTGCAAAAATTGGAAGGAAATATACCCATTCTCTATCCTTGGTTGCTGGTGGTTTAGGACTCATTTCAATTTATTTTATTGGAAATCCCGATCATCTGGTATATTCGATGATAGGTGTTGGAATGGCTTGGGCAAGTATTCTGGCTATGCCTTATGCTATGTTGGCAGGATCAATTCCTGCTCACAAAATGGGAATATACATGGGGATTTTCAACTTTTTCATCACGATACCGCAAATTACTAATGGATTGTTTGGAGGCCCTATATTACACAATTTGTATGGAGATCATGCCATCTTTGCATTAGTGATGTCCGGTGTATTTATGATATTAGGTGCTTTAGCGTCCACATTTGTTAAGGATCACGATGACCCTGCATTGAAGAGATAA
- a CDS encoding IS4 family transposase, translating into MHYPIVIGEVLNVTPLIDNLDITLKHIDHEHFKCEHKGDKTSFTRDRVFTIKNLIIFFLTQLQRSIRRELLDFIEAIRENRADLAGVSAAAFSKARKKLKYTAFVELNDVYVTNHYRLSENVLIWKDHRLFAVDGSTAEVPNSKEMINLWGTFKQREDGKKICMSRAIQVFDVLNKLTIKSDIDSINKSESELFWKMLPQLANYPKLETHVDLYIFDRYYASHELIFYLDSINKEFCFRMKKNWWKVSESFYNSGEKSRIVTLTLPAKYKERANELGIIHRSIKVRLVRIELESGETEILLTSLVDEQDVTIEDLKELYGLRWPVETTYRHLKHKVKLENFSGKSENGIKQDFFVKIMILNIAVSVANPVDDLLRQQPKEKFTHQVNLTNVIGALKKGVVDWFIRGRIKESINSIIEFLLKTTEPIRKGRKFPRPKIPKTKYHRIYAQV; encoded by the coding sequence TTGCACTATCCTATAGTAATAGGGGAAGTATTAAATGTAACACCATTAATTGACAACCTTGACATAACTTTAAAACATATAGATCATGAGCACTTTAAATGCGAACATAAGGGCGACAAAACGTCCTTTACAAGGGATAGAGTGTTCACTATCAAGAACTTAATAATATTTTTCTTGACACAACTGCAACGATCGATACGGAGAGAGCTCTTGGATTTTATAGAAGCGATAAGAGAAAACCGGGCAGATTTGGCAGGAGTCAGTGCCGCAGCTTTTAGTAAAGCCCGAAAAAAGTTAAAATATACCGCGTTTGTTGAGTTGAACGACGTTTACGTAACTAATCACTATAGGCTATCTGAAAACGTCTTGATTTGGAAAGATCATCGTTTATTTGCAGTAGATGGCTCAACAGCTGAGGTACCCAACTCTAAGGAGATGATCAATCTATGGGGCACATTTAAGCAAAGAGAAGATGGGAAGAAGATATGTATGTCACGAGCAATTCAAGTTTTTGATGTGCTTAATAAATTGACTATAAAGAGTGATATCGATAGCATTAATAAATCAGAGAGTGAATTATTTTGGAAAATGTTGCCACAATTAGCCAACTATCCCAAGCTAGAAACTCATGTAGATTTATATATATTTGACAGATATTACGCTTCACATGAACTGATATTCTATCTAGATTCGATCAATAAAGAATTTTGTTTTCGCATGAAGAAAAACTGGTGGAAAGTATCGGAATCATTTTATAACAGTGGGGAAAAGAGTAGGATTGTAACATTAACATTGCCAGCAAAATATAAGGAAAGAGCCAATGAATTGGGTATCATTCATAGGTCCATCAAAGTTAGATTGGTAAGAATTGAGCTTGAAAGTGGAGAAACAGAAATACTACTTACCAGCTTAGTAGATGAGCAGGATGTGACCATAGAAGATCTTAAGGAGCTGTATGGGCTAAGGTGGCCTGTAGAAACCACTTATCGCCATTTAAAACATAAAGTCAAATTAGAAAACTTCAGCGGAAAATCAGAGAATGGTATAAAACAAGACTTCTTTGTCAAAATAATGATACTAAATATTGCCGTTTCAGTTGCCAATCCAGTAGATGATCTATTAAGGCAACAACCCAAAGAAAAATTTACTCATCAAGTAAATCTCACAAACGTCATAGGTGCATTAAAAAAGGGTGTCGTTGATTGGTTTATAAGAGGTAGAATAAAAGAATCAATCAATTCAATCATAGAATTCTTGCTTAAAACAACTGAACCTATAAGAAAAGGGCGAAAATTTCCACGACCTAAAATCCCCAAAACAAAATATCATAGAATTTATGCCCAGGTTTAG
- a CDS encoding formate--tetrahydrofolate ligase, whose amino-acid sequence MSTFPSDIQIAQSAHISHIREIASKLQIAEDDLEYYGKYKAKLPLSLQKKNPEGKLILVTAMSPTKYGEGKTTMAIGLADGLNHIGKKAIAVLREPSLGPVFGVKGGAAGGGYAQVIPMEDINLHFTGDFSAVEKANNLLSAMIDNNIQNKQFSLNLDPRTILWKRVMDMNDRALRQIIIGIGGKANGIMREDGFNITPASEIMAILCLSSDLEDLKKRIGNIYVGQTYDGNPVFARDIKAVGAMTVLLKDAIKPNLVQTLEANPAILHGGPFASIAQGTNTVIATRMGLSLGDYVVTEAGFGADLGAEKFFHIKCTKSGLKPNAVIVVATVRALKHHGGASKDSLAKEDLTAVRKGFCNLEKHIENIQHFGINPIVCINAFPSDTAAELQLVKDLCSEKGSDAVVSTAFSDGGKGSAALAEAVVRLIDAGVNHYHPLYQLSDTIEHKLKTVATKIYGAEGVEYASKARTQLALINKLGFNEFPVCMAKTPLSFSDDEKKTGRPTGFKVTVREFEYAAGAGFVVPLLGDVMRMPGLPSIPSAEHIDISIDGKVTGLF is encoded by the coding sequence ATGTCCACATTTCCCAGCGATATCCAGATCGCACAATCCGCACACATCAGTCACATCCGTGAGATAGCTTCCAAACTTCAGATCGCAGAAGATGATCTAGAGTATTATGGAAAATATAAGGCAAAATTACCACTCTCCTTACAGAAAAAAAATCCCGAAGGTAAGCTCATTTTGGTCACTGCCATGTCGCCGACAAAATATGGTGAAGGCAAAACCACGATGGCTATCGGCCTTGCTGATGGATTAAATCACATAGGAAAAAAAGCCATTGCAGTACTCAGGGAGCCATCTTTAGGTCCTGTATTCGGTGTGAAAGGAGGTGCCGCAGGAGGTGGTTATGCACAAGTCATACCTATGGAAGATATCAATTTGCATTTTACAGGTGATTTTTCCGCCGTCGAAAAAGCAAATAATCTATTATCTGCCATGATCGATAACAATATTCAGAACAAACAATTTTCACTTAATCTGGATCCTCGCACCATACTATGGAAGAGAGTGATGGATATGAATGACAGAGCACTCCGGCAAATCATCATCGGTATAGGTGGAAAAGCCAATGGCATCATGCGCGAGGACGGATTCAATATCACACCGGCCTCTGAAATCATGGCCATTCTGTGCCTTTCTTCTGATCTGGAAGACCTTAAAAAGAGGATAGGAAATATCTATGTTGGCCAGACATATGACGGCAATCCGGTTTTTGCAAGAGACATCAAAGCGGTAGGAGCTATGACAGTTCTATTAAAAGATGCCATCAAACCGAATCTTGTCCAAACTCTGGAAGCTAACCCTGCAATACTTCACGGCGGACCTTTTGCCAGTATAGCTCAGGGAACCAATACGGTCATAGCTACACGTATGGGTTTATCACTGGGTGATTATGTAGTCACTGAAGCAGGATTTGGCGCTGATCTGGGTGCTGAAAAGTTTTTCCATATTAAGTGCACCAAATCAGGACTAAAACCCAATGCTGTAATTGTGGTGGCAACTGTACGTGCCTTAAAACATCATGGCGGAGCGAGTAAAGATAGTCTTGCAAAGGAAGATTTGACAGCAGTACGAAAGGGATTTTGTAATCTTGAAAAACATATTGAAAATATCCAACATTTTGGCATCAATCCTATAGTGTGTATCAATGCCTTTCCTTCTGACACAGCGGCAGAATTGCAATTGGTCAAAGATCTATGTTCAGAAAAAGGATCCGATGCTGTAGTGAGTACTGCTTTTTCTGATGGTGGTAAAGGTTCTGCCGCACTTGCAGAAGCAGTTGTCCGCCTTATCGATGCGGGAGTCAACCACTATCATCCACTTTACCAACTGAGTGATACCATCGAACATAAACTAAAAACAGTCGCCACAAAAATATATGGAGCAGAAGGAGTGGAATATGCTTCAAAAGCCAGGACTCAGCTGGCATTGATCAACAAACTTGGCTTTAATGAGTTTCCGGTTTGTATGGCAAAAACACCTTTGAGTTTTTCTGATGATGAGAAAAAAACAGGAAGACCCACAGGATTTAAAGTGACAGTGCGAGAATTTGAATACGCTGCAGGAGCCGGATTTGTGGTACCATTGCTGGGAGATGTGATGCGTATGCCGGGATTGCCATCCATACCAAGTGCGGAACATATTGATATAAGTATAGATGGAAAGGTTACCGGTTTGTTTTAA
- a CDS encoding multidrug efflux SMR transporter, producing the protein MKGYIFLILTIIFETIAIILMKKADGVTHKWYLMTGGVCYAATFFLLAMALKYLPMGYTNAVWAGTSTFLVYMAGIIWFKDKTSFTEMFFVACIITGIVGLNYLQKGK; encoded by the coding sequence ATGAAAGGGTATATATTTCTTATCCTGACCATCATCTTTGAAACCATAGCCATCATACTCATGAAAAAGGCGGATGGCGTCACCCACAAATGGTACTTAATGACCGGTGGAGTGTGTTATGCTGCGACGTTTTTCCTTCTTGCTATGGCCTTAAAATATCTGCCTATGGGTTATACCAATGCAGTTTGGGCTGGCACCAGTACTTTTTTAGTTTATATGGCTGGCATAATCTGGTTTAAGGACAAAACTTCCTTCACAGAGATGTTTTTTGTGGCATGTATCATCACAGGTATCGTGGGCTTAAACTATTTGCAAAAAGGAAAATAA
- a CDS encoding thioredoxin family protein: MSISYLIVFKNQKAVKVIVLSAFLTFSYIQMFGINFSSLTVTESLKRAREQNKKVYVFFSSDNCMACTMMKNGVFRDELVSEMVDKNLIAVIVSMDKSIAKEWKSEYYIKSLPTCLILDDDGDEVSRYEGGMGTALFKEFINSAIDVSASGKQQKTVEVSPSPEEVVKPEPPVVTTSAPGNTTSTTVNQPVPVADKIVHSEKSDAEVIKNSTSHIKGEYYIQFGAFATLNKAKEHKNNVAKKCLEETTIINEGNIKTLFKLVSSQSYPKSEMDKKLKQLKSKGIDCFQKLSN, from the coding sequence ATGAGCATATCATATTTAATAGTGTTTAAAAATCAGAAAGCAGTGAAAGTGATTGTTTTGTCAGCATTTTTGACATTTTCATATATCCAGATGTTCGGTATCAATTTTAGCAGTTTGACAGTTACCGAATCTCTTAAAAGAGCCAGAGAACAAAACAAAAAAGTGTATGTCTTTTTTTCATCTGACAACTGTATGGCTTGTACAATGATGAAAAATGGAGTTTTCAGGGATGAGTTGGTTTCTGAAATGGTAGACAAAAACCTGATTGCCGTCATTGTCAGCATGGATAAATCTATTGCAAAAGAATGGAAAAGTGAATATTATATCAAAAGCTTGCCTACTTGCCTGATCCTGGATGATGACGGCGACGAAGTCAGTCGTTATGAAGGTGGTATGGGTACCGCACTGTTCAAAGAGTTTATAAATAGTGCTATAGATGTCAGCGCTTCAGGTAAGCAGCAAAAAACTGTAGAAGTATCTCCCAGCCCGGAAGAAGTTGTAAAACCCGAACCACCTGTAGTCACTACTTCTGCACCTGGCAACACTACATCCACAACCGTAAACCAGCCAGTTCCTGTAGCCGATAAAATCGTTCATTCAGAAAAATCAGATGCTGAAGTCATAAAAAACAGCACTTCCCATATCAAAGGAGAGTATTATATTCAATTTGGTGCATTTGCAACATTAAATAAAGCGAAGGAACACAAAAACAACGTTGCAAAAAAATGTTTGGAAGAAACTACCATTATAAATGAAGGGAATATAAAAACTCTGTTTAAATTAGTGTCTTCCCAATCATACCCAAAATCTGAAATGGATAAAAAACTGAAACAGTTGAAATCAAAAGGAATAGATTGTTTCCAGAAATTGTCTAATTAA